TGCTTGGCTTCGTACTTGACGATTTCAGGAACGCGGCTGGATTGAACCGGCGGTAGTTGAATAAATCGCGCTAATGAAGTCTGTCCCGGGACGCTGATCGCAATCAGGTCTCCTTTGGTTTCATTGCGTGACAGAAAAGTATCCAGAGCCTGGCTGATTAATTCATCAGGATCAGCATCAGGCTGACTCAGAATTTTGGGATGGGGAATATAATCGAATGCAACGGCAATCACCTGATCAGCGGCTTCTGCATAGCGAAGTCGAATGGCCTTTAAGCCGGCCTGCCCAATTTCAATGCCCCAAACAGCTTGATTTTCTGCCATGTGACTGGTCACTCCTACTTTCTGGAAATACCTGAATCAGTGCTTACCAGATTGAACCGGAAATGTTTCCGAAATTTAATGAACGAGATGCTATTTCATGCTGGCTGAACGGAATCGTTTCAAACCAGCGGAATTGTATCAGATTTACTTAGTTTCAGTTAGATAGGCTGAGGGAATAATTTCAGAATAAACAATCCCCTAACATAAGGCTATCACAGGATTTCGTATAAAGTCAATGAAATAGTGGATGTTTGAAAACGACTTCATAAAAAATAATCAGTCAACCGCTATGATTTTGTATGCCAAACGGACTATCGTCTGCGAATTCCTGTCGCAAGTTGCTTCGTTTTTGGTTCATTCAATTGATTGGACGAGGCTCAAAATCAAAGAGTTCCCAATAAGTCAGTTTTTATTACGAATTTATCAGTTTTATTGATGGATTCTTCAATCAGTTTTTTTGCGATGATCTGTGTGTATGTTTATGTTTCTGGCTTCAGAAGTGGATTTGACTAAGTATAAGTTAGCCTGTGATTTGTGATTTCTCGTGGGTGATGGATACCGCACTATAGATACTCGGCGGTAGTTTGCTTATGCTAATCTGAGTCAGAGAAGGAACCGGACTCATTCTCGAAGGTACGAATTGAATGTTATTACGTTTCTAAAGTATTGTGACACAATGACATACAATGATATAGTAATCTTGATCCCCTGCCACAGTCTTGAAGATTTCCCGACGGAGCTGGAAGAAAAAGACGCCGAGAGCCTGCTGAATGCCTTTGCCGTCGCCTGGCATCCTGAACTTTTGGCCTCGTCCCGAGTGATTCCCAGTTGGCATCGTTCCGATGAGCCACCTCAATTTCTGGCAGATCGCTTATTGCTGGTTCCCAAGACGTCCGAAGACTGGCTGCCTTACGGCTGGATTGAAGAGGCGGAGTCAAACGGAGCAACCGTCGTCAGTGGAAAGATTCACCGTGACGAGATGGCAGAAGCGGCACTCGAACCGTTACATGCCGACACCGAACAAGCTTCTGAGCCGAAATTATCAGCTGAACTGGTTGCCGACTTTTATGCACTCGGGCTGTGTTACATTCAGTTAGAGTTATTGACGCGTTGTATGCATCATTTCAGTAGTCTGGATGAAGCGACCATCCAACGAGAGGCGATTGCCGCTGCCGACGCGGCGCTGGCCAATGATGTTGAAGCAGCGCGGGCTCATTTGAAAGGATGTTTTGAGGTCCTGCTGGAGAATCGGGAGCGATTTTATCCCATCGACTGCTATCTGATCGATCTGTGTCTGGTCGCGCCAGAGTGGGCCAATGATTCGCTCAAGGCGGCGATTGCGGACGAACAACCTCTTAACTTGCTGCTCACCGCTGACGATCTGGAAACGATCGCTCAAGAACGTCCTGAGTTGACAGAAATTCTGAAAACGAGTTGTCAGAATCAGGAGACCGAAGTCATCGGGGGGGAGCAGGATCAAATTGCCACGCCGGTTGTCCCTGTGGAGTCTTTGATCTGGCAGTTGAATGCGGGGACACGCAAAATTCAGGAACTCACCGATCGGACTCCAACCACTTGGGCCCGGCGGCGTTTTGGTCTGGCTTCCATTCTACCAATGTTGCTGCATCGCTTCGGCTTTCATTCCGCCCTACATCTGGTTTTGGATGATGGGATCTATCCCGATTATGAGCAGAGCAAAATTCACTGGGAAGGTGCAGACGGCACGATTCTGGATGCGTTTTCCCGGATTCCCATGTCGGCTGAAGGGTCAGCCGGTTATCTCCGTTTTCCACAACGGATGGCGGAATCGATGGAAGAAGATCAGGTGGGCGCGCTGATGTTTGCCCATTGGCCTGATGTAAAATCCCCCTTTTTTGAAGACTTTAAACGCATTCATCGCTATGCCCCGGTGTTGGGCAGCTTTGTTTTGTTGAATGATTTTTTTCAAAACACGGAATCGTCAGGCCGGCATTCCTCCTATGATGCGCGGGAATACCTGTCCCCCTTTCTGAGCCAACTTGTGGCGATGCGCAAGCCCGATCCGCTCAGCCGTTTTATCGACCATTTTCAAAGGCACGATGAATTGACGGCCGGGCTCTGGTTTCATGCGGTTTCCAAAGCCATCTATGGGCAAGCCATTTCGGATGATTCGCTGTTGAAAATTGAGCAGGATGTGGAACAGGGGCATCCGGATGCGGAAGCGGAACGGGTTCAAACTGCAGTCACCGCGCTAGAAGGATTTCGCCAGTCGGGAGAAGCGAAACTCGCGGACATCATTCTTCAGGGAGCAGCGCAGCAGAGCGGCGTGTTATTGTTGAACTCACTTTCATTTCCCAGAAGAGTGGTCGTTGATCTGCACGAGTTTCCCCATGAACCGGCACAGGATGCGGTGAAAGCAACGCAGTTTGATGAACGGCAGAAAAAAGCGGTCGTCGAAATTCCTGGTGCCGGATTTGTCTGGCTCCAGCCAGGCACATCTCCGTCAGCACCAGCAAAAAGCAGTGTTCCGATCGCGGAGCCTTTGTTACTGCGAAATGAATTCTTTGAAGTGCATATTCATGAAGAGACGGGCGGCATTGCGCAGATCAAGGAATACGGTCGGAAGC
This genomic interval from Gimesia alba contains the following:
- a CDS encoding glycoside hydrolase family 38 N-terminal domain-containing protein; protein product: MTYNDIVILIPCHSLEDFPTELEEKDAESLLNAFAVAWHPELLASSRVIPSWHRSDEPPQFLADRLLLVPKTSEDWLPYGWIEEAESNGATVVSGKIHRDEMAEAALEPLHADTEQASEPKLSAELVADFYALGLCYIQLELLTRCMHHFSSLDEATIQREAIAAADAALANDVEAARAHLKGCFEVLLENRERFYPIDCYLIDLCLVAPEWANDSLKAAIADEQPLNLLLTADDLETIAQERPELTEILKTSCQNQETEVIGGEQDQIATPVVPVESLIWQLNAGTRKIQELTDRTPTTWARRRFGLASILPMLLHRFGFHSALHLVLDDGIYPDYEQSKIHWEGADGTILDAFSRIPMSAEGSAGYLRFPQRMAESMEEDQVGALMFAHWPDVKSPFFEDFKRIHRYAPVLGSFVLLNDFFQNTESSGRHSSYDAREYLSPFLSQLVAMRKPDPLSRFIDHFQRHDELTAGLWFHAVSKAIYGQAISDDSLLKIEQDVEQGHPDAEAERVQTAVTALEGFRQSGEAKLADIILQGAAQQSGVLLLNSLSFPRRVVVDLHEFPHEPAQDAVKATQFDERQKKAVVEIPGAGFVWLQPGTSPSAPAKSSVPIAEPLLLRNEFFEVHIHEETGGIAQIKEYGRKPNRLSQQLAYRFPYQRTISTPGALGGLEDKTPYSAIRNVNAELTCAGPGMGEIVTTGEIYDQVSDTILASFRQTFQLWRGRPILDVKIELDVQTLPDGNPWDHYYAARFAWGDSTASLTRSLLESAHAFQGERFESPHYFEIAEGEERVTILNHGLPFHRKTGPRMLDSMLIVEGETKREFSFSIAVNQIFPMQLARNVMVPAGQVSSQVGPPRMGEKGWLFHVSASNVQITRVLDLLPPEGDSSNEASGGQTGFAVRLIETEGMHRSVKLRCFKSPVSARQRDFHGKTVVELPIEEDAVLVEVSQYEIAEIEILFEEQA